A genome region from Natranaeroarchaeum sulfidigenes includes the following:
- a CDS encoding DUF2073 domain-containing protein, translating into MPEVKDPSDGVQIDLISGDRMDGMTGMEKIRMILDGVRDGNIVILEQGLTPDEESKLIEVTMTEITPADPEDFNGIEIETYPRGETDSGLFSRLMGKEETSKLTVIGPANQIETLHKDETLISALVSRK; encoded by the coding sequence ATGCCAGAAGTAAAAGATCCCTCCGACGGCGTTCAGATCGACCTGATCAGCGGCGATCGGATGGACGGGATGACGGGCATGGAGAAGATCCGGATGATCCTCGATGGAGTCAGGGATGGCAATATCGTCATCCTCGAACAGGGGCTGACCCCCGACGAGGAGTCGAAACTGATCGAGGTGACGATGACCGAGATCACACCCGCCGACCCGGAGGACTTCAACGGGATCGAGATCGAGACGTATCCCCGCGGTGAGACGGATAGTGGGCTCTTCTCACGACTCATGGGGAAAGAGGAGACGTCGAAACTGACGGTAATCGGACCGGCGAATCAGATCGAGACGCTTCACAAGGACGAGACGCTCATCAGCGCTCTGGTCTCACGGAAATAA
- a CDS encoding Era-like GTP-binding protein, with protein MGLFTELRDSVSRVTGRLFSEDEQKRIGIYGPPNAGKTTLANRIARDWTGDAIGPESHVPHETRRARRKENVEIERNGKSVSIDIVDTPGVTTKVDYEEFLDYDIDEDDAVRRSREATEGVAEAMHWLREDVDGVIYVLDSTEDPFTQVNTMLVGIIESQNLPVLIFANKIDLEGSNVQQIANAFPQHETVELSALEGDNMDEVYDKIAEYFG; from the coding sequence AACTCAGGGATAGCGTATCCCGCGTAACAGGCCGCCTCTTCTCCGAGGACGAACAGAAACGGATAGGTATCTATGGACCGCCGAACGCTGGCAAAACCACACTAGCCAATCGAATCGCACGGGACTGGACGGGCGATGCCATCGGCCCCGAAAGCCACGTTCCACACGAAACACGTCGAGCAAGACGCAAGGAAAACGTCGAGATAGAGCGTAACGGGAAGTCCGTATCGATCGATATCGTCGATACACCCGGCGTGACGACGAAGGTCGACTACGAGGAGTTCCTCGACTACGACATCGACGAGGACGACGCCGTCCGGCGCTCCCGTGAGGCAACCGAGGGGGTCGCCGAGGCGATGCACTGGCTGCGCGAGGACGTCGATGGCGTCATCTACGTTCTCGACTCCACGGAGGATCCGTTCACGCAGGTCAATACGATGCTCGTCGGGATTATCGAGAGCCAGAACCTCCCCGTACTGATCTTTGCGAACAAGATCGACCTCGAGGGATCGAACGTCCAGCAGATTGCGAACGCCTTCCCCCAACACGAGACGGTCGAACTCTCTGCGCTGGAAGGAGACAACATGGACGAAGTGTACGACAAAATCGCGGAGTACTTCGGATAA